One window of Bacteroidota bacterium genomic DNA carries:
- a CDS encoding ATP-binding protein: protein MSTHDFMPFSFDDVALEEEAGAVGVVEGDASAAGEAAGEATAEHAEGLLSVSDLRQLLDIVSQLNAVGDPQALLTSIIETAADLLECDAASLLLYDDATDRLRFVAATGSDAATLAEIPVPLFGSIAGAIFREGRVVNTARAQDDERHYGDVGKKVNFQTQSLLGVPMHIEGQVVGVLEALNKRAADGGPRDFDRRDEHLLALLADQTAVTIRNVRQRTALRDAYDRLAQIEAMKSNFVTLTSHELRTPLATIRGFASILRDDAEDETTRTHAAVIVESAERMGQVVDVMGELNELRIGRTLPSMRFVRASRMLRKARASVEPHAAMKEQTVTVEPPDADLHVYAEPEKLERALQHLVTNAVTFTPDGGSVSLRAVAADGGVLFQVTDTGCGLADEQLEAVFREYYQVEQALTRTHGGLGLGLTVARGIAEVHGGRVWAESEGLGHGSTFSLWLPTSSTSATNSAVA from the coding sequence ATGTCTACCCACGATTTCATGCCATTCAGCTTCGATGACGTTGCCTTAGAAGAGGAGGCAGGCGCTGTTGGGGTAGTAGAAGGCGATGCTTCAGCAGCAGGAGAAGCCGCAGGGGAAGCTACCGCTGAGCACGCCGAAGGCCTGCTCTCTGTCTCTGACCTCCGACAGCTGCTCGACATCGTTTCTCAACTCAATGCGGTCGGGGACCCCCAGGCCCTCCTGACCTCGATCATCGAGACGGCGGCGGACCTGTTGGAGTGCGACGCTGCCTCGCTACTGCTTTACGACGACGCGACCGACCGTCTGCGCTTCGTGGCCGCGACCGGTTCGGATGCAGCTACGCTCGCAGAGATCCCGGTGCCGCTCTTCGGGAGCATCGCGGGAGCCATCTTCCGCGAGGGGCGCGTCGTCAACACGGCTCGTGCGCAGGACGACGAGCGCCATTACGGCGACGTTGGCAAGAAGGTCAACTTCCAGACGCAGTCGCTCCTGGGCGTGCCGATGCACATCGAAGGGCAGGTCGTGGGCGTACTCGAAGCGCTCAACAAGCGCGCGGCCGACGGCGGGCCCCGTGACTTCGACCGGCGCGACGAGCACCTGCTGGCGCTCCTAGCCGACCAGACCGCCGTCACCATCCGCAACGTCCGCCAGCGCACCGCCCTGCGCGACGCCTACGACCGCCTGGCACAGATCGAGGCGATGAAGAGCAACTTCGTCACGCTCACCTCGCACGAGCTGCGGACGCCGCTCGCCACGATCCGCGGCTTCGCCTCGATCCTGCGCGACGACGCCGAGGACGAGACGACACGCACCCACGCGGCCGTCATCGTCGAGTCGGCCGAGCGTATGGGGCAAGTCGTCGACGTGATGGGCGAACTCAACGAGCTGCGGATTGGTCGGACGCTGCCGTCGATGCGGTTCGTCCGAGCAAGCCGCATGCTGCGGAAAGCCCGAGCCTCGGTGGAGCCTCACGCAGCCATGAAAGAGCAGACGGTCACCGTCGAGCCACCTGATGCCGACCTGCACGTCTACGCGGAGCCGGAAAAGCTGGAGCGCGCACTGCAACACCTGGTCACCAACGCCGTCACGTTTACGCCCGACGGCGGCTCGGTGAGCCTGCGGGCCGTTGCCGCGGACGGTGGTGTGCTCTTCCAGGTCACCGACACGGGCTGTGGGCTGGCCGACGAGCAATTGGAAGCGGTCTTCCGGGAATACTACCAGGTCGAGCAGGCGCTTACCCGTACGCACGGCGGTCTCGGCCTCGGCTTGACGGTCGCGCGCGGCATCGCCGAGGTGCACGGCGGCCGCGTCTGGGCCGAGAGCGAAGGCCTCGGGCACGGCTCGACGTTCTCGCTTTGGCTCCCTACGTCTAGCACGTCGGCTACCAATTCGGCGGTCGCCTAG